A region from the Rhodothermus sp. genome encodes:
- a CDS encoding MFS transporter translates to MTRFLGMRLSAMMFLEFFIWGAWYTSVAVYMTAEGMGTLTHWPYTVNPIAAIAAPFFLGLVADRYFATEKVLGVLHLLGGVVLLLVPQFSSAPVVFILLLLLYNLCYMPTLGLANSLAFHHIQSQEKQFPLIRVFGTIGWIVAGLFVSFVLKFFVAEGRLPEQTPLPIYTAAVASMLLGFFSFTLPHTPPPAAGQRVSIRSIVGLDALEQLGSKPFYVFLISSFLISIPLAAYYNFTQLFLEATGFQNIAGTQTLGQMSEVVFMLLMPVFFARLGVKWMLLVGMGAWVLRYVLFALAAPASIFWMIILGILLHGICYDFFFVTGQIYVDKKSTPAIRGQAQGMLVLVTYGLGMLIGAQLAGNLYNSFLGEAGSLTLGAWQQFWFIPAVFAAVVMVLFGLLFNDRVERMPVTTADASAPVEK, encoded by the coding sequence ATGACGCGTTTCCTGGGCATGCGCCTCAGCGCCATGATGTTTCTGGAGTTCTTTATCTGGGGTGCCTGGTATACGTCAGTGGCTGTCTATATGACCGCCGAGGGTATGGGCACGCTTACGCACTGGCCCTATACGGTCAACCCGATTGCGGCAATTGCTGCGCCGTTCTTTCTGGGACTGGTGGCTGACCGCTACTTTGCCACGGAAAAAGTGCTGGGTGTGTTGCACCTGCTGGGCGGTGTGGTCTTGCTACTGGTGCCTCAGTTTAGCAGCGCGCCTGTAGTATTTATTCTACTGTTGCTGCTCTATAATCTGTGCTACATGCCCACGCTGGGACTGGCCAACTCGCTGGCGTTCCATCACATTCAGAGCCAGGAAAAGCAGTTTCCGCTGATCCGGGTGTTCGGCACTATTGGTTGGATTGTGGCCGGGCTATTTGTAAGCTTTGTGTTGAAGTTTTTCGTTGCGGAGGGGCGCCTGCCCGAGCAGACACCACTGCCGATCTATACGGCGGCCGTGGCCAGCATGCTCCTGGGTTTTTTCAGCTTCACACTGCCACATACGCCTCCGCCGGCTGCCGGCCAGCGCGTTTCAATCCGGAGTATCGTGGGGTTGGATGCGCTTGAACAGCTGGGTAGTAAGCCGTTTTACGTGTTCCTGATCAGTTCGTTTTTGATCAGCATTCCACTGGCCGCTTACTACAACTTTACGCAGCTTTTCCTGGAGGCGACGGGCTTTCAGAACATCGCGGGCACGCAGACGCTCGGACAGATGTCGGAGGTGGTTTTCATGCTGCTGATGCCGGTATTCTTTGCACGGTTGGGTGTTAAGTGGATGTTGCTGGTAGGAATGGGGGCCTGGGTGTTGCGCTACGTGTTGTTTGCGCTGGCTGCTCCGGCGTCTATCTTCTGGATGATCATCCTGGGCATTCTGTTGCACGGCATCTGCTACGATTTCTTCTTTGTGACAGGTCAGATCTACGTGGATAAGAAGTCCACGCCTGCAATTCGGGGACAGGCGCAGGGCATGCTCGTGCTGGTGACCTACGGGCTGGGGATGCTCATTGGGGCACAGTTGGCGGGGAATCTGTACAACAGCTTCCTGGGCGAGGCCGGGTCTCTGACTCTGGGAGCCTGGCAGCAGTTCTGGTTTATTCCGGCAGTGTTTGCCGCGGTGGTGATGGTGCTGTTCGGTCTGCTGTTCAACGACCGCGTAGAGCGTATGCCGGTGACGACAGCCGACGCGTCTGCTCCGGTTGAAAAGTAA
- a CDS encoding Gfo/Idh/MocA family oxidoreductase yields MSVNRKLRYGMVGGGPGAFIGAVHRKAAALDGAIELVAGAFSSDPEKSRQMGAQLHLDPRRVYRSYEEMVEKEAALPPEERIDFVSIVTPNYLHYPIAKAFIEAGFHVVCDKPMTTSLEEAEDLCRLVARHHVLFALTHNYSGYPMVKQARAMVQEGLLGEIRKIVVEYPQGWLATPLEQTGQKQATWRTDPKLAGAGALGDIGSHAEHLARYITGLELDRLCADVTTFVPGRKVEDDANLLVHYQNGARGILYASQVSVGEENNLRIRVYGTKASLEWHQEAPNYLYVRYPDRPAEVYTRGNAYLAPAARRASRLPSGHPEAFIEAFANIYLNFARTLRARLAGEKPDPLDLDFPTVQDGARGVHFILTALESGRRRTWVDARYTPPGA; encoded by the coding sequence ATGTCGGTAAACCGAAAGCTTCGCTATGGCATGGTCGGTGGCGGTCCCGGAGCTTTTATCGGCGCCGTGCACCGCAAGGCGGCTGCGCTGGATGGAGCAATTGAGCTGGTCGCCGGGGCGTTTTCGTCGGATCCGGAAAAATCGCGTCAGATGGGGGCCCAGTTGCATCTGGATCCGCGGCGCGTCTATCGCTCCTACGAGGAAATGGTGGAAAAAGAGGCGGCATTGCCGCCCGAGGAACGCATCGATTTCGTATCCATTGTCACGCCCAACTACCTGCACTATCCCATCGCCAAAGCGTTTATTGAGGCTGGTTTCCATGTGGTGTGCGACAAGCCCATGACCACTTCGCTGGAAGAGGCCGAGGATCTATGTCGTCTGGTGGCCCGCCACCATGTGCTTTTTGCGCTGACGCACAACTACTCGGGCTATCCCATGGTCAAACAGGCGCGAGCCATGGTGCAGGAGGGATTGCTGGGTGAGATTCGCAAGATTGTGGTTGAATATCCGCAGGGCTGGCTGGCTACTCCCCTGGAACAGACCGGCCAGAAACAGGCTACCTGGCGCACCGATCCCAAGCTGGCCGGAGCTGGTGCGCTGGGCGACATCGGCTCGCACGCCGAGCACCTGGCCCGCTACATCACTGGCCTTGAGCTGGATCGCCTTTGCGCAGACGTTACTACGTTTGTGCCCGGACGCAAAGTGGAAGACGACGCCAACCTGCTCGTCCACTACCAGAACGGTGCCCGGGGTATTCTTTACGCTTCGCAGGTGTCGGTCGGCGAAGAAAATAACCTGCGCATCCGGGTCTATGGCACCAAGGCGTCGCTCGAATGGCATCAGGAAGCGCCCAACTATCTGTACGTGCGCTATCCCGACCGGCCCGCGGAGGTTTATACGCGGGGTAATGCGTATCTGGCTCCAGCCGCCCGTCGGGCTTCTCGGCTGCCTTCGGGGCATCCAGAGGCTTTTATCGAAGCGTTTGCCAACATCTACCTGAATTTTGCCCGAACGCTCAGGGCACGGCTGGCCGGTGAAAAGCCCGATCCGCTTGACCTGGACTTCCCGACTGTGCAGGATGGCGCACGTGGCGTGCACTTTATCCTGACCGCCCTCGAAAGTGGTCGCCGACGCACCTGGGTCGATGCACGCTACACACCACCTGGAGCATGA
- a CDS encoding sugar phosphate isomerase/epimerase yields MARPVTLFTGQWADLPLETLAKKAAEWGYDGLELACWGDHFDVQRALKEEGYCEERLELLARYGLKVWAISNHLVGQAVCDNIDERHRAILPPHVWGDGAPEGVRQRAAREMMDTARAAARLGVKVVNGFTGSSIWHLLYAFPPLLPGMIEKGYEDFARRWHPILDVFEEVGVRFALEVHPTEIAFDISSAERTLEAIGYRESFGFNYDPSHLGYQGVDYVAFIERFADRIYHVHMKDVWWSSVPRRSGVFGGHLDFGHRDRYWDFRSIGRGNIRFEEIIRALNRIGYNGPLSIEWEDIGMDREHGAREACARVKALDFPPSAAAFDAAFARERQAS; encoded by the coding sequence ATGGCACGACCGGTTACGCTGTTTACAGGACAATGGGCAGACCTGCCCCTGGAGACGCTTGCCAAAAAAGCAGCTGAATGGGGATACGACGGACTGGAACTGGCCTGCTGGGGAGATCACTTCGATGTACAGCGTGCGCTTAAAGAAGAGGGGTATTGCGAAGAACGGCTGGAGCTGCTGGCGCGCTACGGGCTGAAAGTCTGGGCGATCAGTAACCATCTGGTAGGCCAGGCCGTTTGCGACAACATCGACGAGCGACACCGGGCCATTCTGCCTCCACACGTCTGGGGCGATGGTGCGCCCGAAGGGGTGCGCCAGCGGGCAGCCCGGGAGATGATGGACACAGCCCGGGCAGCGGCCAGGCTGGGCGTTAAGGTTGTTAACGGTTTTACGGGCAGCAGCATCTGGCATCTGCTTTATGCTTTTCCGCCGCTGCTGCCCGGTATGATCGAAAAAGGCTACGAGGACTTCGCACGCCGCTGGCATCCCATCTTGGACGTGTTCGAAGAAGTAGGGGTGCGCTTCGCACTCGAAGTGCATCCGACAGAAATTGCCTTTGACATTTCGTCGGCCGAGCGCACCCTGGAAGCCATCGGCTATCGCGAATCCTTCGGGTTTAACTACGATCCAAGCCACCTGGGCTACCAGGGGGTCGATTACGTAGCCTTCATTGAGCGCTTTGCGGATCGCATCTATCATGTGCACATGAAGGATGTCTGGTGGTCGTCCGTGCCCAGACGCTCTGGCGTCTTCGGAGGACACCTGGACTTTGGCCACCGTGACCGCTACTGGGACTTTCGTTCGATTGGCCGTGGCAACATTCGCTTTGAAGAAATCATCCGGGCTCTGAATCGGATCGGCTACAACGGCCCACTCTCAATCGAATGGGAGGACATTGGTATGGACCGTGAGCACGGAGCCCGGGAGGCCTGCGCGCGTGTGAAGGCGCTGGACTTTCCGCCCTCCGCCGCTGCCTTTGATGCGGCCTTCGCACGTGAGCGTCAGGCTTCGTGA
- a CDS encoding Gfo/Idh/MocA family oxidoreductase: protein MKRLGVGFIGSGFITRFHIQSWQAVRDADIRGIWSPNRAHAEAAATLARELHVGEARVFDSIEAMVADPSIDAIWICGPNHTRLENLEAIVDAVERGQGELVGVACEKPLARNVAEARRMVALVDRVGILHGYLEDQLFTPAIRRGREIIWKRGAALTGRPYLARAAEEHSGPHAPWFWFGNLQGGGVLNDMMCHSVEVARFLLTEPGKPRQSIRPVKVTAQIASLKWSRPEYAAWLREHMDPRLDYEHHPAEDFARATIEFVDETGRPLIAETTTSWSYIGPGLRLTAELLGPEYSLQVNSLDTGARLFFSRRVRGEAGEELVEKQNAEQGWMPLVGNEAAEYGYEWENRYFVRCFLERRQPEEDFHAGLEVVELLMTAYMSAEQERTLPWKPEGLETFVPAVARGTWQPHRL from the coding sequence ATGAAACGACTCGGTGTAGGCTTTATCGGCAGTGGTTTTATCACGCGCTTCCATATTCAGTCCTGGCAGGCTGTTCGGGATGCCGACATCCGGGGCATCTGGAGTCCGAACCGCGCCCATGCCGAAGCGGCGGCCACGCTGGCCCGCGAGCTGCACGTAGGCGAAGCACGGGTGTTCGATTCCATCGAGGCAATGGTGGCTGACCCTTCGATCGATGCCATCTGGATCTGTGGCCCCAATCATACCCGCCTTGAAAATCTGGAAGCCATCGTTGATGCAGTGGAACGCGGCCAAGGCGAGCTGGTCGGCGTGGCCTGCGAAAAACCGCTGGCCCGCAATGTGGCTGAAGCACGGCGTATGGTCGCGCTGGTCGATCGCGTCGGCATTCTGCACGGCTACCTGGAGGATCAACTCTTTACGCCAGCGATCCGACGTGGCCGGGAAATCATCTGGAAGCGCGGGGCTGCGCTGACCGGCCGCCCTTACCTGGCACGCGCCGCCGAAGAACACAGCGGCCCACATGCCCCGTGGTTCTGGTTTGGCAACCTGCAGGGAGGCGGTGTACTCAACGACATGATGTGTCATAGCGTCGAGGTCGCTCGTTTTCTTCTGACCGAACCAGGTAAGCCCCGCCAGAGCATTCGGCCAGTCAAGGTTACAGCCCAGATTGCCAGCCTAAAGTGGTCGCGTCCGGAATATGCGGCCTGGCTTCGCGAGCATATGGATCCGCGCCTGGACTACGAGCACCATCCGGCCGAAGACTTTGCCCGGGCGACGATCGAGTTTGTGGACGAAACCGGCCGTCCACTCATTGCCGAAACCACCACTTCCTGGAGTTACATAGGTCCCGGCCTGCGCCTGACCGCCGAACTGCTGGGTCCTGAGTACTCTCTACAGGTCAACTCGCTGGACACTGGCGCTCGCCTGTTTTTCAGCCGGCGCGTTCGGGGGGAAGCCGGCGAGGAGCTTGTCGAAAAGCAGAATGCCGAACAGGGATGGATGCCGCTGGTGGGCAATGAAGCGGCCGAGTACGGCTACGAATGGGAAAACCGCTACTTCGTGCGCTGCTTCCTTGAAAGACGCCAGCCAGAAGAAGACTTCCACGCCGGACTGGAAGTGGTCGAACTGCTCATGACCGCCTATATGAGCGCCGAGCAGGAACGCACCCTTCCGTGGAAGCCTGAGGGACTGGAAACGTTCGTACCGGCCGTCGCCCGTGGTACCTGGCAGCCCCACCGCTTATAA
- a CDS encoding DUF1080 domain-containing protein, whose translation MKRKLCVIALPGLMLLAIGCGMPRSETPASPPAAVADTSDGWIVLFDGSNLDAWRGYRSETIPPCWRIAEDGTLHCTGEGSGDLITQAQFADFVLELEWKVAPGGNSGIMYRVTEEYDAPWMSGPEYQVLDNAGHPNGNDPKTSAGACYALYPTDPTAVRPAGEWNAARIVVDSTHVEHWLNGQKVVAYELGSDDWNARVAASKFRVYPNFGKARQGHIALQNHGDPVWYRNIRIRLLN comes from the coding sequence ATGAAACGAAAGCTTTGCGTGATCGCACTGCCGGGGCTCATGCTGCTGGCGATCGGGTGCGGAATGCCGCGTTCAGAGACGCCCGCGTCGCCGCCAGCAGCTGTAGCCGACACTTCCGACGGCTGGATTGTACTGTTTGACGGCAGCAACCTGGACGCCTGGCGAGGCTATCGGAGTGAGACAATTCCACCCTGCTGGCGAATCGCTGAAGACGGAACGCTGCACTGTACGGGTGAGGGGAGCGGCGATCTGATCACGCAGGCGCAGTTTGCCGACTTTGTGCTGGAGTTGGAATGGAAGGTGGCGCCGGGCGGTAACAGTGGGATTATGTACCGGGTAACTGAGGAGTACGATGCGCCATGGATGAGCGGGCCGGAGTATCAGGTGCTGGACAATGCCGGCCATCCCAACGGAAATGATCCAAAAACAAGTGCCGGTGCCTGCTACGCACTCTACCCGACGGATCCAACGGCGGTGCGTCCAGCCGGGGAATGGAACGCTGCGCGCATTGTGGTCGACAGCACGCACGTGGAACACTGGCTCAACGGTCAGAAGGTGGTGGCATACGAACTCGGTAGCGACGACTGGAACGCCCGTGTAGCAGCCAGCAAGTTCAGGGTCTATCCGAACTTCGGCAAAGCGCGCCAGGGCCATATCGCCCTCCAGAATCACGGCGATCCGGTCTGGTATCGCAATATCCGCATCCGCCTGCTGAACTGA
- a CDS encoding gluconate 2-dehydrogenase subunit 3 family protein — MDRREALKHLALLTGGALSMSTIAGVLGGCRAGSAPGTYQPQTLSSDQHELVATIAELIIPETDTPGARAAGVPEFIDRMLTHWMYAAEREHFLQELSRVDARAQERFGRSFVQASPEQQVQLLQELEREAKEAEPRRVVIERATGQIVDGPDTSAEDIAQGRPPRTLTVELRPFFRVMKELTVVGYYTSEVGATQELRLHLVPGRYDACVPYDQIGRAWA, encoded by the coding sequence ATGGATCGACGGGAAGCTTTAAAGCACCTGGCGCTGTTGACGGGTGGGGCGTTGTCGATGTCGACCATTGCGGGTGTCCTGGGCGGTTGTCGGGCCGGCTCGGCGCCGGGCACCTATCAACCGCAGACGCTTTCGTCCGACCAACACGAACTGGTGGCCACAATTGCCGAGCTGATTATTCCAGAGACCGATACACCGGGCGCTCGCGCGGCAGGCGTGCCGGAGTTTATCGACCGAATGCTTACGCACTGGATGTATGCGGCTGAGCGTGAGCACTTCCTCCAGGAGCTTTCCCGGGTAGATGCACGGGCGCAAGAGCGGTTTGGCAGGTCATTTGTGCAGGCGTCGCCGGAGCAGCAGGTACAGTTACTGCAGGAGCTGGAGCGGGAGGCAAAAGAAGCCGAACCGCGCCGTGTTGTGATCGAGCGGGCGACAGGACAGATCGTCGATGGCCCCGATACGTCGGCCGAAGACATTGCGCAGGGCCGTCCCCCGCGTACGTTGACAGTCGAACTGCGGCCGTTTTTCCGGGTGATGAAGGAGCTGACTGTGGTGGGCTATTACACGTCGGAGGTAGGAGCCACGCAGGAGCTGCGCTTGCATCTGGTGCCCGGACGTTACGATGCCTGTGTGCCCTATGACCAGATCGGCCGCGCCTGGGCCTGA
- a CDS encoding sugar phosphate isomerase/epimerase family protein, which translates to MNRRDFLERASALLAVGLGWTPAGMADRRPWFRISLAQWSLHRTIFGGKLDALDFPVVARREFGIEAVEYVNQFFFDRARDRAYLGELKRRAEGEGVRSLLIMCDREGRLGDPDPGRRRQAVENHYKWVEAARFLGCHSIRVNAASEGTYEEQQKLAADGLRRLVEFSAEHELNVLVENHGGLSSNGAWLAGVIRLVDHPRCGTLPDFGNWRVDEKSQYDPYQGLAELMPFAKGVSAKSYDFDAEGNETRLDYVRLLRIVRDAGYQGYIGIEYEGNRLEEPAGIRATKALLERVRTLLAEEHQEDQGGPR; encoded by the coding sequence ATGAATCGACGGGACTTTCTCGAGCGCGCTTCTGCTTTACTGGCGGTTGGTCTGGGCTGGACACCAGCCGGCATGGCAGATCGCAGGCCGTGGTTTCGGATTTCACTGGCCCAGTGGTCGCTGCACCGGACAATCTTCGGCGGAAAGCTGGATGCACTGGACTTTCCGGTGGTGGCCCGGCGCGAATTCGGAATTGAGGCGGTTGAGTACGTGAATCAGTTCTTTTTCGACCGGGCACGCGATCGGGCCTATCTTGGGGAGCTGAAACGACGAGCTGAAGGGGAAGGCGTGCGCAGCCTGCTGATTATGTGCGATCGTGAAGGACGCCTGGGCGATCCGGATCCAGGCCGGCGCCGACAGGCGGTCGAAAATCATTACAAATGGGTAGAAGCTGCACGTTTTCTGGGGTGTCACTCGATCCGGGTCAACGCGGCCAGTGAGGGAACCTATGAGGAGCAGCAGAAGCTGGCAGCTGACGGGTTGCGCCGGCTTGTGGAGTTTTCCGCCGAGCACGAACTGAACGTGCTGGTGGAAAACCATGGAGGGCTGTCGAGTAACGGTGCCTGGCTGGCCGGGGTCATTCGCCTGGTGGATCACCCGCGGTGTGGCACGTTGCCGGACTTTGGCAACTGGCGCGTTGACGAAAAGTCCCAGTATGATCCGTACCAGGGACTGGCTGAGCTGATGCCCTTCGCGAAAGGCGTGAGCGCTAAGTCGTATGATTTTGACGCGGAGGGCAACGAGACGCGGCTGGACTACGTGCGGCTTTTGCGTATCGTGCGCGATGCCGGCTATCAAGGCTACATCGGGATCGAGTATGAGGGGAATCGGCTGGAGGAGCCGGCAGGCATTCGGGCCACAAAGGCGCTGCTGGAGCGGGTGCGTACGTTACTGGCTGAAGAGCACCAGGAAGATCAGGGAGGACCGCGATGA
- a CDS encoding GMC family oxidoreductase encodes MKKRVFVARPPEVYDAIVVGSGISGGWAAKELCELGLKTLVLERGRPIEHGKDYITEHMPPWQTPFRGLEDRRRMLEDHYIQMQAGPVNEYNIHFFINDRENPYTYDPDRPFLWIRGDQVGGRSIMWGRQSYRWSDLDFEANAREGIAIDWPIRYRDLAPWYDYVERFAGISGQAEGLPQLPDGQFLPPMPMNCVERHVKERIEKAFPGRRMTIGRCAVLTVPHNGRGACHYCGPCSRGCTPGAYFCSLSSTLPAARATGNLTLRPNSIVHSVIYDEEKDRAIGVRVIDRETKEMLEFYGRIIFLCASTLGTTQILLNSKSRRFPNGLGNSSGVLGHYLMDHHFKVGAVAEFPGFEDRYYFGNRPNGIYIPRFRNLGDRATRHPDFLGGYGYQGGASRGSWWRGAEMDGFGVSLKQALRDPGPWRMGLTGFGEMLPRYENYVELDPEVTDAWGIPVLRIHCTLSENELKMREDMANAAAEMLEAAGGKNVRPFMDDYRPGEGIHEMGTARMGRDPKTSVLNAYNQMHEVPNVFVTDGACMTSSACQNPSLTYMALTARAAHYAVAQLKKGNL; translated from the coding sequence ATGAAGAAGCGTGTATTTGTAGCGCGGCCTCCGGAGGTGTATGATGCGATTGTGGTAGGCTCGGGTATTTCGGGGGGATGGGCAGCCAAGGAGCTCTGTGAGCTGGGGCTGAAGACGCTTGTGTTGGAACGTGGCCGGCCGATCGAGCACGGTAAGGATTACATTACCGAACACATGCCGCCGTGGCAGACACCTTTCCGGGGATTGGAGGATCGCAGGCGTATGCTTGAGGATCACTACATCCAGATGCAGGCGGGGCCGGTCAATGAGTACAATATCCACTTTTTTATCAATGACCGGGAGAATCCTTACACCTATGATCCGGACAGGCCTTTTCTATGGATTCGCGGGGATCAGGTCGGAGGCCGTTCTATCATGTGGGGCCGGCAGAGCTATCGTTGGAGCGATCTGGACTTTGAGGCTAACGCGCGTGAGGGCATCGCCATTGACTGGCCGATCCGGTATCGGGACCTTGCGCCATGGTACGACTATGTGGAGCGTTTTGCGGGCATCAGCGGTCAGGCCGAAGGGTTGCCGCAGCTTCCAGATGGTCAGTTTTTGCCGCCGATGCCAATGAATTGCGTGGAGCGTCACGTCAAGGAACGGATTGAAAAGGCGTTTCCCGGCCGTAGGATGACCATCGGGCGTTGTGCGGTGTTGACTGTGCCCCACAATGGGCGAGGCGCCTGTCACTACTGTGGGCCCTGTAGCCGGGGATGCACGCCGGGCGCCTATTTCTGCAGCTTGAGCAGTACGCTGCCAGCGGCGCGTGCAACGGGGAATCTGACGTTGCGGCCCAACAGCATCGTGCACAGTGTGATTTACGACGAGGAGAAGGACCGGGCCATAGGAGTGCGGGTGATCGACCGGGAGACGAAGGAGATGCTGGAGTTTTACGGCCGGATTATTTTTCTGTGTGCTTCGACGCTGGGGACGACGCAGATTTTGTTGAATTCGAAGTCGCGACGATTCCCAAACGGGCTCGGCAATTCGAGCGGGGTGCTTGGTCACTATCTTATGGATCACCACTTCAAAGTAGGAGCGGTGGCTGAATTTCCTGGGTTTGAGGATAGGTATTACTTTGGCAACCGGCCTAACGGGATTTACATTCCCCGATTTCGCAATCTGGGAGACAGGGCGACGCGACATCCGGACTTTTTAGGCGGATACGGGTACCAGGGCGGTGCCAGTCGAGGGAGCTGGTGGCGTGGGGCTGAAATGGACGGATTTGGGGTTTCACTCAAGCAGGCACTGCGTGATCCGGGGCCCTGGCGGATGGGATTGACCGGATTTGGGGAGATGTTGCCACGCTATGAGAACTATGTGGAGCTGGACCCGGAGGTGACCGATGCATGGGGCATACCGGTACTGCGCATTCACTGCACGTTGAGCGAGAACGAGCTTAAGATGCGGGAGGATATGGCCAATGCGGCGGCCGAAATGCTGGAGGCGGCCGGTGGAAAAAATGTGCGGCCTTTCATGGATGACTATAGGCCGGGCGAGGGGATCCATGAGATGGGAACGGCACGGATGGGGCGAGATCCGAAAACGTCGGTGTTAAACGCTTACAATCAGATGCACGAGGTGCCGAATGTGTTTGTGACGGATGGGGCGTGCATGACTTCATCGGCCTGTCAGAACCCATCACTTACGTACATGGCGCTGACGGCGCGTGCTGCGCACTATGCCGTCGCGCAGCTTAAAAAAGGCAACCTGTAA
- a CDS encoding sugar phosphate isomerase/epimerase, whose protein sequence is MDRRDFLRTAGELALGSLATVVAGCRPSDRQVAQTGDAPAGARQLERIGLQLYTVRTLMEQNVPRTLEHVAEVGYREVEFAGYYHYTPQELRQMLDQLGLSAPATHVSYQALEADLETTLETAQVLGHRYVVVPWLPPEQRQTLDDYRRWAERFNRWGEACRAAGIQFAYHNHDFEFARVNNQVPYEVLLAETDPELVKMELDLYWITYAGHDPLTYLQQDPGRFLLCHVKDMTANRQMTDVGQGIIDFAKIFAQGQFQHYFVEHDRPENPLASIRHSYAYLSQLTF, encoded by the coding sequence ATGGATCGTCGTGATTTTCTGCGGACGGCCGGTGAGTTGGCGCTGGGTAGTCTGGCTACGGTCGTGGCAGGATGTCGTCCATCCGACAGGCAGGTGGCGCAGACTGGAGACGCACCGGCCGGCGCGCGCCAGCTGGAACGAATCGGTCTACAGCTCTACACGGTACGGACGCTGATGGAGCAAAACGTGCCGCGTACGCTGGAACATGTCGCTGAGGTTGGCTACCGGGAGGTGGAGTTTGCCGGCTACTACCACTACACCCCGCAGGAGCTGCGCCAGATGCTTGATCAGCTGGGGCTGTCGGCGCCGGCCACGCATGTGTCTTACCAGGCGCTCGAGGCCGACCTGGAAACCACGCTGGAGACCGCACAGGTGCTGGGGCACCGCTATGTGGTGGTCCCCTGGCTTCCGCCCGAGCAGCGTCAGACGCTGGACGACTACCGCCGCTGGGCCGAACGCTTCAATCGCTGGGGGGAGGCCTGCCGGGCAGCAGGAATACAATTCGCCTATCACAATCACGACTTCGAATTTGCCCGGGTCAACAACCAGGTGCCCTATGAGGTGTTGCTGGCCGAGACAGATCCGGAGCTGGTCAAGATGGAACTGGACCTGTACTGGATCACCTACGCCGGACACGATCCGCTGACGTATCTCCAGCAGGATCCCGGGCGTTTTTTGCTTTGCCATGTGAAAGACATGACGGCCAACCGCCAGATGACCGATGTCGGCCAGGGGATTATTGATTTCGCGAAGATCTTTGCACAGGGGCAGTTCCAGCACTATTTTGTGGAGCACGACCGGCCTGAGAATCCACTGGCCAGTATTCGGCACAGTTACGCATATCTGTCGCAATTGACCTTCTAA
- a CDS encoding Gfo/Idh/MocA family oxidoreductase, which produces MAAQAMSRRRFLGTMAMAGAAFTIVPRHVLGRGFVPPSDKLNIACIGVGGRGAWNVRGVAGENLVAFCDVDDERAADTYRAFPNVPRYRDFRVMLEREASRIDAVVISTPDHTHAVAAMMAMQMGKHVYCEKPLTRTIYEAR; this is translated from the coding sequence ATGGCAGCACAAGCAATGTCTCGCCGCAGGTTTCTGGGAACAATGGCTATGGCCGGAGCGGCCTTTACGATCGTGCCTCGGCATGTGCTCGGACGCGGGTTCGTGCCACCCAGCGATAAGCTGAACATTGCCTGCATCGGCGTGGGAGGCCGGGGCGCCTGGAACGTACGCGGCGTGGCCGGCGAAAACCTGGTGGCTTTTTGTGACGTGGACGATGAGCGTGCGGCCGACACATATCGGGCCTTTCCGAACGTGCCGCGCTACAGGGACTTTCGGGTGATGCTGGAACGAGAGGCCAGTCGCATCGACGCGGTGGTGATTTCGACGCCCGACCACACGCACGCTGTAGCGGCGATGATGGCCATGCAGATGGGCAAGCATGTCTACTGCGAGAAGCCGCTCACGCGTACGATCTACGAGGCCCGATGA